The sequence ACCGTTATGGCCACAGACCTGCCGAGGCTTCCGACAGGCATCCTGAGGACAGGGCACACCCAGCACATCAGCACATTTCCATACACATATGTGATATGGTTGGTCCATGTTTGTCTTGACTCGCACTAACCCTAGAGAGGTTACAGTCTTCTGAGGAGCATGAATGGGATCAGTACATCTGAATATGTCTTGTATGAGAATGCTGGAACACTATTGTACATCTCAGAGCATTATGGTTGTAGTTGTAAAGATGAGAGACAGTGTGTGCACATCCCATCATGTAGGCCAGCAGCAGGACAACAGGGGAATCAGTCTATTGCCCAAACACTAGTGATGTACAGATGAAGCTTTCTGAAGCATCttctttagattagattatactttattcatcccacagcggggacaTTTCCCATTTTCAGAGCTTCCTCTCAGTGGCACCACCAGGTTGGTACATGCTCTGTCAGCAGCTAGGTGAGATGTGAGTGTGTCTCCAGGTGTGATCCTACCTGGCAGTGGCCCATGTAGGCCAGGCTCTTCCCGGCCTGCTGCAGCTGGCACAGACTGGCGTGGAGCAGGCCGTCAGTGTCACAGGCCGGCTCCACGCTGCTCTTATCACAGGCAGCGGGCCGGCCCACACACTCATACTGTGGGCAGTCCGACCAGTCGCTTAGACACACACGGTACTTTGAGATGcacctggaacacacacacacacacacaaacacagacagacacacatagacacacttaTATATCGGCCCTTACAGAGGAGAAGCTCCCGCTCTACTAACATTTCACACTCAGGAAGTAACCTGCTCTGCTCCactcagtgtgtatgtgtgtgtgtgtgtctctgtgtgtgtgtgtgtgtgtgtgtgtagtgtttggacactgcttttgcttttcttttgaaCTTTGTCACTGAAACGCAAAAGATAACAGGTGTACAAATGCAGACATGCTGTATGTGTTTACCTTCTCTTCTAATCCTTTTCAACACTTTAGTGTATTAGCACAGCCACATTACATTTCACTAACTGTACATCATTCACCTGTGTGGGTTACAAATACACCTTAAAACTCTTGAAATAGGAAAAGTAAGGAACACAGGCTTGTTCAAAGAGAATTAACAATTATCATTAGAAATGCTTTTTCTCTGCGGCTGTAAATGTTTCCTCTGATCTGTAGTCCTGCAATGGCTGGGAGGTCAGAGGTTATGGGTGGAGAGTGGGGGGAGGGATGATAAGGATGATGTGTGAATGAAATGGAGGAACCACAGTGGTGAGGACCTGAAACGCCAACTAAGAAAGAGCGATGGAAGAAGAGAGGCCGACCTCTGGTTTCTCTGGCAGGGTTTGCCAGTGCAGGGGTTACTAAGGCGGCACAGGCCGAACACAAACTGGTGGTCCTTGAAGCCCATACAGCGAGCCACACAGGCGCTGGGATAAGTCCGCCCGTTAGAGGCACACACTGGGACGAAGCGGTCTGGACACCCACAGGGAAGGCCTGAAAGGGGGACAGCAGGGATCAGCTGGAGCTACAATATGCTTTAGCTTTAAAGTGCTTGTATTaggctttttggctttttccttcactttctgtgttacatatattttttgtgcatgttataggtttacaaagtgaaaaagcccaaagtcccccccccccaaagtgacttaccatctccaacaataaaacactgttcaccaactgctccaaacagctctgttgtggTCCAgactttacttcagagacacacgttataatgctcgcctagctgctagcaggacacaccctcatactctgcttctgactggctagtagtccttacctaggtactgtcagggccctcatactctgcttctgactggctagtagtctttacctaggtactgtcagggaaaagaggagctgcagcaatgtgcagtacaacaaaaatatagtgttttttgaaaattaaataattctgatataacctctaaatacaattatgaacatgaaaatgagcataatatgagaacTTTAAAGGAAAATGGtccggacacacacacacacacacacacacacacacacacacacacaccggtaaAGTGTCTGCGGTCCTGGTCAGAGCTGTCGTAGCTGAGGCATGCCCTAGTGGAGCAGATGGCGTCCCCACCGAAGCAGGAACAGGTGTGGCAGTCCATCCTGAAAGATGTCCCGTGGCCTGGAGACAACAACATGTCCACATGTCAGCAGCATGCTTCTGTAAGAAAGCTGAGCTCTACTCAGCAGCAGGACTCTTGATTCTATGAAAGCATGAAGGATACGTCAGGGAAACCTCAGGGAGTCGGGTCTCACGGTGAGGCCATGCCATTTCTACTCTCAGTGCAAATATCACTCACATCTACTTCCAAGAGCAAATCATGATTGGTAAAGATATGATGGACAACTAATGTCAGCCAAAGTTTGTccttttaatatacagtatattatatatcaaATCACAGCATGAGCCTGAGGTTTGCCTGGATGAACTCTCATCTCACCCCTGTGTGCTGCTCAGTGTTAATAAACCTGTACCGCATAGATAGACTTCTGCTGTATCTGGGGCTACATCCACGCAGCTAGGTTTGGTTTAGAAACAAATGTGCCACGGTCTCCGAGCCAGTCTGGACGGAGACAAACAGAGACCTTTGGAAAACGAGGCAAACGTCAGTCTTATCTGTTAGGTAGGCTAACATTAGTTCTGCTACTGGAGCTAAAGCTCTTGTGTGGacggagattgtttttttctctaaacACTGCTTCTAAATGAAAACGTAGAGGTGTAGTTGTAGCCTAAGACCTCTGTGGTCTTTTAAGGTTGAACGGATCAGTCTCCTCAGAACATACCAAAGCGACAAGATGTAATACGTatccataacagcaggcggcgctaatctgCTGGAAGACGGCActgaacacaccgaacagacttgaGCGCTGACCTCGCCAAACTGTCCAATGGCTGATAATCGGGTTGGTGGGTCATGGCCCTTAGGGACCAGTGGAAACTCATTGGACATGCAAACAAACATGAAGGACGTCTTACTCTTCCTCTGTCCTCCTACGATGCAGGGCTTGTTGGTGTCCACACAGGGCATCTGCAGACAGTTCTCCAGACGCCCACTGGGACCACAGCTGCACACCTCGTGACACCCAGAAGGACCGCTGCGCGTTGGCACCTGGATACGAGCGTCCTGCTGCACCAGAAACTCGGAGGCCTCGCCCAGTTTGCAGCCTAaagacacgcacgcacacgcacacacacacgcatacacacacacacacacacacacacacacacactcatagtgAGCATTGGTGCAATGCTGCAGACACAGTGCAGCGGTGTAGCAGCGACTCGTACCTGGCACACACAGGTGTGGTTGACAGCTGAGCTCATCTAGGCAGCCCTTCCGGTTCACCTGGCATAAGTGGTTGCTGGGACAGGGGTTGGGGTTGCATGGATGGATGACCTCCTCCACGATGCTGTGGTCTAAGGAACTGGGGGCTGGAAGGGGAGAAGGGGATGGGCCGATATGAGAAGGTAAACAAGACTGTCAGATCAGATAAGAGACTATTTAATGTTGGGGACAATGGAAACAGGTACACTCACTGTTTTACAGTAACTgggtttcaaaataaaagcccaacCAGGCACTGTAGTGGCTTAGGGTAAGGCTTATCTGAAGCTAATGTACAGCTTTTTTATGTGTTGTACCTTCATGGTTGAATTTTAAAACGTCAGCAAATTACATATAAtgtaattgaaaatgtaataatatactatatatatatatatatatttgattccaatttaataaaatgttatcagacccacatatcagcttgtacacagtccctagttttaattatgacagagtagctgttaaaatgctctacatgcaatctgttgctgattttaattaacagactggagatgatccgtgatctgatcagatttagtctctctgacttctaaacgtcactatcagccacaacatgtgttctggacagaatatcagaatatgtctttaaatcagacaaatagcagttaaaatccctccgattcaaaaacaatgaaaagtttatataaaacgtcatcacgttgagtcgattgtgaaccaatcagctgttaaatcagctgggAGGCCggtgtttcccagcatgctctgggtctgcctgggtcttgcagtcagtgaaaagcaactgcgccgcctggtCTCAGAACTGCAGCCGCCGTGATCTCGTGAGATTAttgttgcccacgtgtgcatgacgtcagagcaagttggacacaaatctacccagcatgcaatgGGCGCCGGCCACCAATGATCCATTCTGCGCAGACCgggctcatctccaacgagcctactGTCAGCCGCAGTGGTGTTCTGGATCTCTTCAATTGCTTTTGAAGGCCTTAAAGCAGTGTGGTTATCAAATCTCCTGTGGACTTCTGTGGGATTCAAACGTTTCTCCTGCAGTAACAACACTATACCTTGTTGGTCTAAATCTGCACTAAAGATCTTTGCCTGCTAACTCACTGAGGTATCTGTGGAGGGGGATGCAGCGTTCAGGGTCGTCAATGGGCGACAGCAGCTCACAGATCCTCTCTGCAGTCTGTCCTTCATGGAAACGCTTCTTATCCCCACACTGGGTCAGGATGTCCACACAATCTGACCTGAGGACACACAAGAGATgactaaaacagaaacaaatctgTTAGAAGCAACCGCTTCGTGAAGAGGAAGAGGGCTGTGTGCTGGACCGGGTGCTCTGCAGCTggatgtggaggaaggtctgacaaagcGTGACTAATGCAACGGTCAGAACTGGTAAGATATGTAGGAATCTATTAATGAGAATATACGCAGATTAGTTttcagtgatgggaataacggcgttaTAAATAACGACGTTACTAACGGCGTTATTTTTTCAGTAACCAGTAATCTCATTGATTCCTCTTCCCAGCTTAATAACGCCGTTACCGTTACTGCCAAAGactttttttactgttcttccTCGGTGagtgggccgtgcacgagacaagcgcatacTAGAAtagctgacgattggctgaggttgggtatgatttcatggtaagccaatcagaggtagagttgggcagGTGTTCATAAGCACGCGGTCGgacacacaaccaacaacacAAGGAGTCCatcaacgagagacaggtatggtgTTATGAaattaaggggggggggtaatttTTTCTGCTAAAGATTTCCAGCGTGGTCAGAAAACTGGCACTAGGAttctagagtggctactcgctccgaagcCAATCGCtggcacacaacacacacacacacacacactctcacacacacacacacacacacacactcaaatataaccatcaggccacttacgttatttgcactacaaagagtgtatatacagtatttcttatttatttttgctatagtgcttaacaagcattatttaatttttcccagttgtggcctgttgagggacaataaatatcaaaagttccaaaacatctatgttgttattagTATGGATCCATTAGACATAATAGTGCATCTACGtacatggcatctgattggaggctagtctcactttgtcccacagcaacattaaaagatttCAGATCTGTGGACATTGTTTATgctaatgtattgtattgtatctaatttagttactttttggaagaagtaactagtaactgtaactaattactttttcaaatgaacttgcccaacactggtggTTTTAGGTCAACTTAAGTTTCCCTGCACAGCTGTCCTCCTGCTCATGTCCACCCTGTTGCCCGTCCCTGAGGAGTAGGAACTGGTCCCCTGCAGGGTAGTAGTGGACCTACTTGCATATGACGCTCCCTCTGGACTTGCTGTGGCAGGGTTTGATCTGCAGGGAGCAGGCCACGGCCTTCCACATGTCTGGCAGACACTTCCTGATGTCCAACACAGGGATGTTCATGAACGGCATCTTGATCGTCCCATTGGACCACAGCTTGATGTCGTTCATGGCGCCCTGGTCTGACTGGACGTTACAGCTGCGGAACAGCTCTGTGGGCCtgtggacagagacagacagccgGGATTGGACAAGAATGCAGAGTAAAATCATAGCTAGAAAGCTGAAACTACAGAAAACTATTTAATAATGCAAGCTGGGGATTGTATCTTTGTAACACTCAGAGGGCGTCCCTCTGGATAATGTCGGGGCTGTTTTCCTCTCCCACTGCACCAGGAAGTGTCTTTGATGTCCGATTGGTGGGTTTGGTCTCATGTGAGTCAGCTAATTGGTGGTTTAAAAGGAGAAGGTTCCAGGCAGCAGTTTGGGTGTGGTTCATCATTTACTCCTCATGGGTGGATGCTTTGTTTATCTTGCagcagccgtgtgtgtgtgtgtgtgtgtgtgtgtgtgtgtgtgtctgcattctTTACTTTATTTAAGCCTAGCATGGTCAACAGTGATTTTTTACTCTCAAACCCAAAAGTGAATGTGGCGTTCGCTGACTCTCAGCAGTCCCAGCAGCTCATATCATCAGGCTCTTCACCTTCTTTTCAAACAAAGATCACAGCAGACTGTTTGAATCCTCACATGGAACCGTGACTCGTATACACCCATACAGCTCTAGCAGCTCGGACTCAGGCTGTCTGAGGGAGGGATAAAAAGCACACCAGCGCACAGAGAGTTTTGTAGCATGCATGGCAGCCTTATAGCGGTGCATTATGGTTATCGACCATTGTTCTGTCAATAGAGAGATTTCATACACGTCTGGACCAACATGAGACGGACTACGTGTCAGAGGACCCCCTGCtggtagacagagagagagagagagagagagagagagaacaggtcTGTTGTCCCAGGCCtatttgttgaaaaaagatgaaatatttAAGTTTTCTTCCTAACTGTCCTTGAAATAGTGGTCaaggacccccccccacccctaacaCAAAAATGGTTTGGCTGCTGATCAATATTTGATgttgtcatttaatttaaagttcAGTACACTCCAAATATCCGGTCAGCACAAGTTCGGCGCTCAGAAAAGGAagtaaaagagaagaagagaagaagaaaacaaaggcCTTAGAGATTTTctaaacaaatgtttaaaaaaaaggtggtgACGGTGAAGCAGGAACTAGTAAAGTTAACGTAGAGCAAGGTAAGAAACAGCGCAGCCAACGTTTCCGTCACCTAACAGGCCAGCTCTATGCGAACGGCCATTAGCCTGTAGGAAAGCCTGACACAACACGTAGTCTCTGCCACAAACAGTCAGAGGACAGAGATCCAGCTGCAGTCAGCTGACAGAGAGAGGGATGCGGGAGGGGCCCACTGCCCTGCAACGGACAGTCTGAGCAGGATGGATCAGAGACTGATCACACGCTTTATTTCACCAATCCTGCTTACTGGCCAACTAGAGTCTGATAGAGGGAACCTCGTACGCGTGACGGCAAAATGAACGCCTTTCTCAGAGAGGGTAAAGAAATTGCCAGCAGATGCGGAGGGCAGGGAATTCCCAAACTATTTACAGAGATTTACAGAACATGAAAGAAACTGTGCACAGAAACAATGTTATTGGAAATTGAAGAACCTACAACATTGTGTCTACAACATTTTGTACAACAAAAATTGATGgagatgtgggggggggttctgaCCTGTTGTTGAAGTTGGTGCAGTAGGCCAGGTCCTTGCAGCCCAGCTGGCACGGCTCTCTGACGTCAGCCAGGCAGTTGATGAGCTCCGTCTCCACGGGGTTGTACTCACAGAGCTGGTCAAAGTCCTGCCAAGTCTGGCTGCCCCAGTTAGTGCTGATCTCCTGACACATGTCCCTGTGAGAGCAGAGCACAGGCTGGTCACAGTCTGGGGTTAGTGTGTCTGTACCTGCAGAGTGATGTGTTGGGTTAGTGTTAGAGCAGTGTGTGTACCTGCAGAGTGATGTGTTGGGTTAGTGTTAGAGCAGTGTGTGTACCTGCAGAGTGATGTGTTGGGTTAGTGTTAGAGCAGTGTGTGTACCTGCAGAGTGATGTGTTTGCTTTGGAGCAGCAGTGAAGCTTGGCACAGTCCATCTTGGCGGGGTGGGGGGTTTCCTCTTTAGGTGGGGAGGGAGGGTGGGCGCTGCCCAGGAAGCACTGCCACATGGGTTCCTGAGGGAGAGGCTGGGAGCCACACTCATCGATCAAACCCTCCATGATCTCATGTTCGGTGCTCATGGTGCGAAGGATTCGCCGGCACGCCTCCTGGCAGTGGGTCGCCTCTGCCCGGTCACAGCAGTACAGACCTGTGAGCAAAGTGTACTCCATCAGATATGTAAGGCTCCCCCCACCAAACAAGACATAGAAGAGTTGACCATTGTCAGCCACTGAAAACAGTCTCTCCAGGTCTGCTCCTGGTCACTGAATGAAGGACAGACTTACATTGTCTGAGGCGTGAAGGGAAATAACTTTTTGTGTCAGGTACTTGTGACCCAGTTCAGAAAGTTAGCATACATTAGTTCCATGGGAACAGCTAAGCAGGGTTTTCAGTAGCAGGCTCCCAGCTGCTGTTTCTGTGAGGTGGATGGGTCCACAGGGTTGATCACAGATGGAATGACACAATATGGTATGAAAAAGGATGTGTAGGATGTCTGAATGGATGCTCCACACCACAGGCAAACAAATATGACTTCCCATAAATACTCCATTGGGACTCAGTCGGTGGACCTGCTTCGTGCAACCACCGGACTGGCAATGAAGAGAGAAGAACTGTCAAAATCAATACATGAATTGGACGCACGGATGACGCTGAGGATGAGAGAGATGGAAGGACATTGATTCGGACAATGCCACCGAATCAACCTAAATTGGATTTAAACCGATTCACCCGAGCGGGAAAACAACCTGCAGCTGGCCTCACTATCTCCTCCTGCGTCTTTATCTCTCCTCCAGGACAAGGCCCAACTGAACTGAACTCTctgtaacaacaacacagacagtctgccGCTTCacacctcaacacacacacacacacacacacacacacacacacacacacacacaacacacacaaacacacacacacacacacacaccacaacaccacacacacagtccctaTCCCTATCTACCCCCCCCTCCGAACAGACTGCCTCGGGTACCTTCTTGTGTTCTTTCCAGCCCCGGCTCCAGTCACCTCAAAACATcccttcatgtgaccacatgtactgtgtgttgtcctgtgcattATTCATATCAttgggttttgtgtttttgtgttgtattcttcttttttctccttcatgcTGTAacggatgctggtaactttaatttccttgcgggagtcatcccaaagggattaataaagctaagtctaagtctaagtctgatGCACTATGTGGTGCCTTTTTTAGCTGAGTGGTTAAT is a genomic window of Etheostoma spectabile isolate EspeVRDwgs_2016 chromosome 22, UIUC_Espe_1.0, whole genome shotgun sequence containing:
- the reck gene encoding reversion-inducing cysteine-rich protein with Kazal motifs, which encodes MRVCFQIITFFVAVNFHCQPLRAQDPSCCHHAVEFSPCKEACDQLATIKSESHLKHLLQRLPSYCPELMNELWMCINSTLPGVSRKSDGWVGLGCCELAISAECRRECRQASSKNDISKVCKKVTENPLYGCITKNEMGSTCCSYAGRHTTCREYCQAIFRTDSTPTVSQINAVKEYCQSHSAQLLSCVNNFTKSYPIRSPIDSLYCCDRAEATHCQEACRRILRTMSTEHEIMEGLIDECGSQPLPQEPMWQCFLGSAHPPSPPKEETPHPAKMDCAKLHCCSKANTSLCRDMCQEISTNWGSQTWQDFDQLCEYNPVETELINCLADVREPCQLGCKDLAYCTNFNNRPTELFRSCNVQSDQGAMNDIKLWSNGTIKMPFMNIPVLDIRKCLPDMWKAVACSLQIKPCHSKSRGSVICKSDCVDILTQCGDKKRFHEGQTAERICELLSPIDDPERCIPLHRYLTPSSLDHSIVEEVIHPCNPNPCPSNHLCQVNRKGCLDELSCQPHLCVPGCKLGEASEFLVQQDARIQVPTRSGPSGCHEVCSCGPSGRLENCLQMPCVDTNKPCIVGGQRKSHGTSFRMDCHTCSCFGGDAICSTRACLSYDSSDQDRRHFTGLPCGCPDRFVPVCASNGRTYPSACVARCMGFKDHQFVFGLCRLSNPCTGKPCQRNQRCISKYRVCLSDWSDCPQYECVGRPAACDKSSVEPACDTDGLLHASLCQLQQAGKSLAYMGHCQDACRKPRQVCGHNGETYNTVCEAFSDRVAMDYEGPCHAVGAMSDVAPDSACSVIPCPTLSTPGCQPVTPPGACCPICASMLQILWNKEQINTFSKLNKNQPVTVHDVLQVLRLHVSVPQCDVFGYLSIDHQLVVLIAPVEQQPTPLQIEACSKEAEKIDSLINYASPTLVSHVPLSAFLNSEIQTSSIHSSGGPGPSPLPPGLCFLLGLLMAAAPVLISLLLPH